A genomic region of Paenibacillus sp. PL2-23 contains the following coding sequences:
- a CDS encoding ABC transporter ATP-binding protein has protein sequence MNQQAGSKSANHRYSMLRSYLLPQKSSLMVLTILLFVSIALQLINPQIIRYFIDTAQSDEPLVLLLYAALVFIGFSMAGQIINVVATYVSENLAWRTTNKLRGDLAEHCLKLDMTFHKSNTSGSLIERVDGDVNALANFFSSFIIHLAGNLILMIGIVVLLFRENIWIGAGMLLFVVFAMYIIQRIRRYAAPVWQGWRGVNAEFYGFIGEHLEGTEDTRANGASGFVMSRFYTLLRRMLPLRQKAFLGFASMWITTIIVFAIGNAMAFAISAVLWKNGSITIGTVYLIFFYTELLAKPIEKIRTQIEDLQKADASMQRIRELFELQPSIQDGRGAALPAGPLALHLDSITFRYDDKPTLHNIDIELKPGEVLGLLGRTGSGKTTIGRLLLRFYDPQQGSVKLNGIDIRECRVAELREKVALVTQNIEIIQGSVRDNLTFYNSNVSDSTIVGVLRELGLREWYESLPHGLDTRLDSGGGSLSAGEAQLLAFARVFLNNPGLVVLDEASSRLDPLTEHRLEQAVDRLLESRTCVIIAHRLATIQGADRIVILEQGRIVEAGERTKLASDPESRFSRMLAAGLEEVKA, from the coding sequence ATGAACCAGCAAGCCGGCTCCAAGTCAGCCAATCATCGTTACAGTATGTTACGCAGCTACCTGCTGCCTCAGAAGTCATCCTTAATGGTATTAACAATTCTATTGTTCGTATCGATCGCTCTGCAGCTTATCAATCCGCAGATCATTCGTTATTTTATCGACACAGCGCAGTCTGACGAGCCGCTTGTGCTGCTGCTCTATGCCGCACTCGTATTTATCGGCTTCTCTATGGCGGGGCAGATCATTAATGTCGTTGCGACATACGTCAGCGAGAATCTGGCCTGGCGCACAACGAACAAGCTGCGCGGAGATCTTGCGGAGCATTGCCTGAAGCTGGACATGACGTTCCACAAGTCCAATACGTCGGGCTCTCTCATCGAGAGAGTGGACGGGGATGTGAACGCGCTCGCCAACTTTTTCTCCAGCTTTATCATTCATCTGGCAGGCAATCTGATTCTGATGATTGGCATTGTTGTCCTTCTATTCCGGGAAAATATATGGATAGGCGCGGGGATGCTGCTGTTCGTCGTATTTGCCATGTACATCATACAGAGGATTCGCCGGTACGCCGCACCCGTCTGGCAGGGCTGGCGCGGCGTAAACGCCGAATTCTACGGCTTCATCGGGGAGCATCTCGAGGGGACGGAGGATACCCGGGCGAATGGCGCCTCCGGCTTCGTCATGAGCCGATTCTACACGCTTCTGAGGCGGATGCTGCCGCTTCGGCAGAAAGCGTTCCTCGGCTTCGCCTCCATGTGGATTACGACGATTATCGTATTCGCGATTGGCAACGCGATGGCCTTCGCCATCAGCGCGGTATTATGGAAGAACGGCAGCATTACGATCGGCACGGTGTATCTGATCTTCTTCTACACCGAGCTGCTGGCCAAGCCGATTGAGAAGATCAGAACCCAGATCGAGGATTTACAGAAGGCGGACGCCAGCATGCAGAGGATCCGAGAGCTGTTCGAGCTTCAGCCGAGCATTCAAGACGGCAGGGGCGCGGCCTTGCCGGCAGGACCGCTCGCGCTGCACCTCGATTCGATTACGTTCCGCTATGACGACAAGCCGACGCTTCACAACATCGATATCGAGCTGAAGCCTGGCGAGGTGCTGGGCCTGCTGGGCAGAACGGGCAGCGGCAAAACGACGATTGGCCGTCTGCTGCTTCGCTTCTATGATCCCCAGCAAGGCAGTGTGAAGCTGAATGGCATCGATATCCGCGAGTGCAGAGTGGCGGAGCTGAGGGAGAAGGTAGCGCTTGTGACACAGAATATCGAGATTATTCAAGGGTCCGTGCGCGACAACCTGACCTTCTATAATAGTAACGTTTCGGATTCTACCATTGTGGGGGTGCTCCGGGAGCTTGGCCTGCGAGAATGGTATGAGTCCTTGCCGCATGGCCTGGATACAAGGCTGGACTCCGGCGGGGGCAGCCTCTCGGCCGGCGAGGCGCAGCTGCTGGCGTTCGCCAGGGTGTTCCTGAACAACCCGGGACTTGTTGTGCTGGATGAAGCGTCCTCCCGGCTGGACCCGCTGACCGAGCATCGGCTTGAGCAGGCGGTGGACAGGCTGCTGGAGAGCAGAACCTGCGTCATCATCGCGCACCGTCTGGCGACGATCCAGGGGGCAGACCGTATCGTCATTCTGGAGCAGGGACGAATTGTGGAAGCTGGAGAACGAACGAAGCTCGCAAGCGATCCTGAATCAAGGTTCAGCCGTATGCTGGCGGCCGGCTTGGAGGAGGTGAAGGCATGA
- a CDS encoding aldehyde dehydrogenase codes for MTTHESVHRMLEEHRAFFRNGRTAEAAFRIQQLTKLKQAIVSYERELLDALYQDLRKNEAEAYGSEIGIVLSSITHMTKKLRGWMKPRRIRTPLQLFGTSSRVMMEPYGTVLIIGPFNYPVQLVLEPLVGAIAAGNCAIVKPSESTPRVSAVLARLVADTFDPGYIRVVEGEKEITSALIHAPFDYIFFTGSTAVGKLVMEAAAQNLVPVTLELGGKSPVIVDRTANVALAAKRIAWGKLMNAGQTCIAPDYVLVEKSVKEALLKELRETIRTFYGDNPQESGDYGRMVNARQYDRLAAILDADRDMIVSGGRTSRGDLYMEPTLLDLGDASGKAADAASMADELFGPILPVISYTHLDEALDWVRNRSKPLALYVFSEDRAVQDRVLGSLSFGGGCVNDTISHIINPSLPFGGVGASGMGAYHGKHSFELFSHRKSVLKRSTRFETGILFPPYGDKLKWIRKVLK; via the coding sequence ATGACAACCCATGAATCGGTTCATCGTATGCTGGAGGAGCACAGGGCCTTCTTCCGGAATGGGCGTACGGCGGAGGCGGCGTTCCGAATCCAGCAGCTGACCAAGCTAAAGCAAGCGATTGTAAGCTATGAGAGAGAGCTGCTGGATGCCCTGTATCAGGATTTGCGCAAGAACGAGGCGGAGGCTTACGGCTCAGAGATCGGCATCGTCCTCAGCAGTATCACGCATATGACGAAGAAGCTGAGGGGCTGGATGAAGCCGCGCAGAATAAGAACGCCGCTGCAGCTGTTCGGAACGAGCAGCAGGGTGATGATGGAGCCTTACGGGACTGTGCTGATTATCGGTCCCTTCAACTATCCTGTCCAGCTGGTGCTGGAGCCGCTGGTTGGCGCGATCGCGGCAGGCAATTGCGCGATCGTCAAGCCATCGGAGAGCACGCCCCGCGTGTCGGCGGTGCTGGCAAGGCTTGTTGCGGATACGTTCGATCCCGGTTATATTCGGGTCGTGGAAGGGGAGAAGGAGATTACCTCCGCTCTCATACACGCCCCATTCGATTATATCTTTTTTACAGGGAGTACTGCCGTAGGGAAGCTCGTGATGGAGGCCGCTGCGCAGAACCTGGTGCCGGTGACGCTGGAGCTTGGGGGCAAAAGTCCCGTTATCGTGGATCGTACGGCCAATGTGGCGCTCGCCGCTAAACGGATTGCGTGGGGTAAGCTGATGAATGCGGGGCAAACCTGCATAGCGCCGGATTATGTGCTTGTCGAGAAGTCCGTGAAGGAGGCGCTTCTGAAGGAGCTGCGGGAGACCATCCGGACCTTCTACGGCGACAATCCGCAGGAAAGCGGCGACTATGGCCGAATGGTCAACGCGAGGCAATACGACAGGCTGGCAGCTATTCTGGATGCGGATCGGGATATGATCGTATCCGGAGGACGAACAAGCCGTGGGGATCTGTATATGGAGCCAACGCTGCTGGATCTGGGTGACGCGTCGGGGAAAGCGGCGGACGCGGCTTCGATGGCTGATGAGCTGTTCGGTCCGATCTTGCCGGTCATAAGCTATACACATCTGGATGAGGCGCTGGACTGGGTGCGCAATCGAAGCAAGCCGCTGGCGCTATACGTATTCTCGGAGGACCGCGCCGTCCAGGATCGTGTGCTCGGCTCGCTGTCCTTCGGGGGCGGATGCGTGAACGATACGATCTCGCATATCATTAATCCCAGCCTGCCATTCGGAGGTGTCGGCGCGTCCGGCATGGGAGCCTATCACGGCAAGCATAGCTTCGAGCTGTTCTCCCATCGGAAGAGTGTATTGAAGCGCAGCACGCGTTTCGAGACGGGCATTCTGTTCCCGCCGTATGGCGATAAGCTGAAGTGGATACGCAAGGTGCTTAAGTGA
- the spoVB gene encoding stage V sporulation protein B — MMPQQGQTFMRGTLVLSIAAFINRILGFISGMYIARALGAEGIGLLMMAHPLVPLVITLTELGLPVAISKLVAEAHARGERQKVRRILHVSLAVTSVLSVALTTLSLIGSEWIASILLSDQRAYYAMLAITPIAPIIAISAVLKGYFRGMQRMKTIAASDVLEHTVQIACVLALVHLLLPYGVAYAAAGAMAASVASEAISLLFLMASYKLNGEAKLPGETWASHLRQGRSTLGELLQIGLPTTGHGVIHSLYNAFQPLMITTSLALAGIGTAAATQQFGLLAGYTFPLLFMPSFITHSLSTALIPAIGEAAANKNSLLIHERMNQAILLGLVIGAPATLILYEWATPLTTLIYASPEAGILLQILAPIFFLHYFDAPLHAILLGLGRARAMLWNYVIATACKCVLIFILGSQLGISGVAYGIGIGIAIQTALNFFSIAGSIGFYSSIRPFIKVGICTMLMGIGGHWMYHYLLNNHTWHPNWSVIAAIASSLVLYIAALIITGTLTWSQRRHKLSIPW; from the coding sequence ATGATGCCACAACAAGGGCAAACGTTCATGAGAGGCACGCTTGTCTTGTCTATTGCTGCCTTCATCAACCGAATTCTAGGATTTATCAGCGGCATGTACATCGCCCGCGCGCTGGGTGCGGAGGGGATCGGCCTCTTGATGATGGCGCATCCCCTCGTCCCGCTCGTTATTACCCTTACAGAGCTTGGCTTGCCTGTCGCCATCTCCAAGCTGGTCGCGGAGGCCCATGCTCGCGGCGAACGCCAGAAGGTGCGGCGAATTCTTCATGTGTCTCTCGCCGTCACCAGCGTGCTGAGCGTGGCGCTTACAACCTTGTCGCTAATCGGCTCAGAGTGGATCGCCTCCATTCTGTTAAGCGATCAGCGCGCTTATTACGCCATGCTGGCGATTACGCCCATCGCCCCCATTATTGCCATATCCGCCGTATTGAAGGGCTATTTCCGCGGGATGCAGCGGATGAAGACGATAGCCGCCTCCGATGTGCTGGAGCATACCGTACAGATCGCCTGTGTGCTCGCGCTAGTCCACCTCCTGCTGCCTTATGGCGTCGCCTACGCGGCTGCCGGAGCCATGGCGGCGTCCGTCGCGAGCGAAGCGATCAGCCTGCTGTTCCTGATGGCGAGCTACAAGCTGAACGGCGAAGCGAAGCTCCCTGGCGAGACATGGGCGAGCCACCTGCGGCAAGGCAGAAGCACGCTCGGGGAGCTGCTGCAGATTGGACTGCCCACGACCGGGCATGGCGTCATCCATTCGCTCTACAACGCCTTCCAGCCGCTTATGATTACAACCAGCCTGGCGCTGGCCGGCATTGGCACAGCAGCGGCAACGCAGCAATTCGGCCTGCTTGCCGGGTATACCTTCCCTCTGCTGTTCATGCCGAGCTTTATTACGCACTCCTTGTCCACCGCGCTTATTCCCGCGATTGGGGAAGCGGCAGCGAACAAGAACAGCCTGCTCATTCATGAGCGAATGAATCAAGCCATTCTCCTGGGGCTGGTGATCGGAGCGCCGGCGACTCTTATCCTGTACGAATGGGCCACTCCGTTAACGACATTAATCTATGCTTCGCCGGAGGCGGGCATCCTGCTCCAAATATTGGCGCCTATCTTCTTCCTTCATTATTTCGACGCGCCGCTGCACGCGATTCTGCTTGGCCTCGGCCGCGCGCGGGCGATGCTGTGGAATTATGTGATCGCCACCGCCTGCAAGTGCGTATTGATCTTCATCTTAGGCAGCCAGCTCGGCATAAGCGGCGTAGCGTACGGCATCGGTATCGGCATCGCGATTCAGACGGCGCTTAATTTCTTCTCCATTGCAGGCTCCATTGGCTTCTACTCCAGCATTCGACCGTTCATCAAGGTAGGCATCTGCACCATGCTGATGGGAATAGGCGGACACTGGATGTATCATTATCTGCTCAACAATCATACTTGGCATCCGAACTGGAGCGTCATCGCCGCCATCGCCAGCTCCCTGGTCCTGTATATCGCTGCGCTCATCATCACCGGGACGTTGACTTGGAGCCAGAGACGGCATAAGCTCTCTATTCCGTGGTAG
- a CDS encoding LTA synthase family protein has protein sequence MNIIMNAYRKSPFWATFILLMVKMALFRQFTFETVQISRLLSDAAAVLVVLCVLELITSSRWKTAVMTAGNAIVSLILFACCVYFSFFGSIPSYTALHGLDQVGQVKESVESAIHVKFYALFADFVVLLGLYLATMVASRNNTDKPKSQPAAKPLYVGIALAVSLAASFLYIRADLDIPNELVKAERLGVLNYQVAIAINERQENSAIKHGSADDTRETLEELEEGFIGEDGVVEAGTPNFFGVAEGRNVIVIQLESFQNLMLGLEVDGQEVTPVLNDLIEQGSFYFPKVFQQIGQGNTSDAEFISNTGIYPTGTIAMSKGYGDREIPSLPRLLGEQGYVSNTFHVNDVTFWDRNILYPALGFTKYYDKPAFVDDEFNGFGASDGEMYRVGLEKLTELHQEGKPFYAQFVTTSSHHPFWVKKEFLNINVPQRLSGTQLGHYVAATNYTDKALGDFIDNLKANGMWDNTILVVYGDHMGLQQKENDPAWVEEVLGVPYHETISRFNIPFLVHVPGVEGKTMKGVGGQVDMMPTVANLMGISLEQEGYTVFGRDLLNTKKNVIGMRYYMPTGSFFNNDVMFVPGKGFEDGTAYDLDTFEQVEDFSMYREDYDYILELMKLSDNYMKLLPKR, from the coding sequence ATGAATATAATAATGAATGCATATCGCAAATCGCCGTTCTGGGCGACTTTTATTCTCCTCATGGTAAAGATGGCCTTATTCCGTCAATTTACATTCGAAACGGTGCAAATCAGCAGGCTGCTGAGCGACGCCGCAGCTGTGCTGGTCGTGCTCTGCGTGCTGGAGCTGATCACATCCTCGCGCTGGAAGACAGCCGTGATGACTGCAGGCAATGCGATTGTATCGCTTATCCTGTTCGCTTGCTGCGTATACTTCTCGTTTTTTGGCAGCATTCCATCCTATACGGCGCTCCATGGCCTGGATCAGGTGGGGCAAGTGAAGGAAAGCGTGGAGTCGGCGATTCATGTCAAATTCTATGCGCTGTTCGCGGATTTCGTGGTATTGCTCGGCTTGTATTTGGCTACAATGGTGGCGTCGCGTAATAATACGGACAAGCCGAAGAGCCAGCCAGCCGCCAAGCCGCTTTATGTTGGCATCGCGCTTGCGGTGTCGCTGGCCGCGTCGTTCCTGTACATCCGTGCGGATCTGGATATACCGAATGAGCTCGTGAAGGCGGAGCGCCTTGGTGTGCTGAATTATCAGGTCGCGATCGCCATTAACGAGAGACAAGAGAACAGCGCCATCAAGCATGGCTCTGCCGATGACACCAGGGAAACGCTTGAGGAGCTGGAGGAAGGCTTTATTGGAGAGGATGGCGTTGTGGAAGCCGGCACTCCGAATTTCTTTGGCGTGGCGGAAGGCCGGAATGTCATTGTCATCCAGCTGGAGTCGTTCCAAAACCTGATGCTTGGACTTGAGGTGGACGGCCAGGAGGTGACGCCGGTGCTCAACGATCTTATTGAACAGGGAAGCTTCTACTTCCCGAAGGTGTTCCAGCAGATCGGCCAAGGCAACACCTCCGATGCCGAATTCATCAGCAATACGGGCATCTATCCAACGGGCACGATCGCCATGTCCAAGGGGTACGGCGACCGCGAAATTCCATCGCTGCCGCGCCTGCTGGGAGAGCAAGGCTATGTGTCGAACACCTTCCATGTGAATGATGTGACGTTCTGGGACCGCAACATCCTTTATCCTGCCCTTGGTTTTACAAAATATTACGACAAGCCTGCGTTCGTCGATGACGAATTTAATGGCTTTGGTGCCTCGGACGGGGAGATGTACCGTGTGGGCCTGGAGAAGCTGACGGAGCTTCATCAGGAAGGCAAGCCGTTCTACGCGCAGTTTGTGACGACCTCCAGCCATCATCCCTTCTGGGTGAAGAAGGAGTTCTTGAACATCAACGTTCCGCAGCGCTTGAGCGGCACGCAGCTCGGCCACTATGTGGCGGCTACCAACTATACCGACAAAGCGCTGGGAGATTTCATTGACAATCTGAAGGCGAACGGCATGTGGGACAATACGATCCTCGTTGTATATGGCGATCATATGGGCTTGCAGCAGAAGGAGAACGATCCAGCCTGGGTCGAGGAGGTTCTCGGCGTTCCGTATCATGAAACGATCAGCCGCTTCAACATTCCGTTCCTCGTGCACGTGCCGGGTGTGGAAGGGAAAACGATGAAGGGCGTCGGCGGCCAGGTCGATATGATGCCGACTGTGGCGAATTTGATGGGCATCTCGCTGGAGCAGGAGGGCTATACGGTCTTCGGCAGAGATCTGCTTAACACTAAGAAAAACGTGATTGGCATGCGCTATTACATGCCGACGGGCTCGTTCTTCAACAACGATGTGATGTTTGTGCCGGGCAAGGGCTTCGAGGACGGCACGGCGTATGATCTGGACACGTTCGAGCAGGTAGAGGACTTCAGCATGTACCGCGAGGATTACGACTATATTCTGGAGCTGATGAAGCTCTCGGATAATTATATGAAGCTATTGCCGAAGCGTTAA
- a CDS encoding ABC transporter ATP-binding protein: MNTFQFMLRLIGYRKVWYTANAIVWTIIYLMPIVPGLITKAFFDSLELNGAVGLGTGMLVALLIGAALARSATIWIGFITDVNFRFRMGMLLRRNLLEHVLKEPGAKAIPCSPGEAISYFRDDVDQSEEAVSWSVDVFGMTCFAVVSCIILIRIDAQMTLLVFLPLVLVVIAAQLATTRLQKYRTASREATAQVTGAISDMFGNVQAIQVAGAEKRVVGRFRELNDNRRKTMLKDKLMTEGLDSIFSNTVNLGTGLILLLAGSKMRGGEFAVGDFALFVYYLTFVTQFISNFGKFLTYYKQMGVAFTRLTELLQGAPARVLTVFKPLYLKNKAAVTPEQGAPLAAEERLQQLEASGLTYRYPETGRGVTNIDLSLRRGSFTVITGPIGSGKTTLVRTLLGLLPKDAGTVRWNGETVMDAGSFFVPPRSAYTAQVPRLYSDSLRENILLGREDSEEELRQAIHTAVMDEDLKQLPQGLETVIGPRGVKLSGGQAQRTAAARMLVRDAELYVFDDLSSALDVETEQKLWTRLFQERGDATCLVVSHRKAALAKADHILLLKDGRVEAEGTWESLLARSESFRRLWQGDE; this comes from the coding sequence ATGAATACCTTTCAATTTATGCTGCGGTTGATCGGGTACCGCAAGGTCTGGTATACCGCCAACGCCATCGTGTGGACGATCATTTATTTGATGCCTATTGTCCCTGGCCTGATTACCAAAGCATTCTTCGATTCGCTTGAGCTGAACGGGGCCGTTGGCCTCGGAACCGGCATGCTTGTGGCGCTGCTCATAGGCGCGGCGCTGGCACGCAGCGCGACGATATGGATAGGCTTTATTACCGACGTTAACTTTCGGTTCCGTATGGGCATGCTTCTGCGTCGCAATCTGCTGGAGCATGTTCTCAAGGAGCCTGGCGCCAAAGCGATTCCGTGCTCTCCGGGCGAAGCGATCAGCTACTTCCGCGACGACGTCGACCAATCGGAGGAGGCGGTCAGCTGGTCAGTGGACGTGTTCGGCATGACCTGCTTCGCGGTGGTGTCCTGTATCATTCTGATTCGCATCGACGCGCAGATGACACTTCTGGTGTTCCTGCCGCTGGTCCTCGTCGTCATCGCGGCTCAGCTCGCGACGACGAGGCTGCAGAAGTATCGTACGGCCAGCAGGGAGGCGACAGCACAGGTCACCGGCGCGATCAGCGATATGTTCGGCAACGTGCAGGCGATTCAGGTTGCGGGCGCGGAGAAGCGAGTGGTGGGGCGGTTCCGGGAGCTTAACGACAATCGCCGCAAAACCATGCTGAAGGATAAGCTGATGACGGAAGGGCTGGACTCCATCTTTTCCAACACGGTGAATTTGGGGACAGGGCTCATCCTGCTGCTTGCGGGCTCCAAGATGCGGGGCGGCGAATTTGCGGTGGGGGATTTCGCGTTGTTCGTTTATTATCTGACGTTTGTGACACAATTCATCTCCAACTTCGGCAAGTTCCTGACCTATTATAAGCAGATGGGCGTGGCCTTCACCCGTCTAACGGAGCTGCTGCAGGGCGCTCCCGCGCGTGTGCTGACTGTGTTCAAGCCGCTCTACCTGAAGAACAAAGCGGCTGTGACTCCGGAGCAGGGGGCCCCGCTAGCAGCGGAGGAGCGTCTTCAGCAGCTTGAAGCATCGGGCTTGACCTACCGCTACCCCGAGACGGGCAGAGGCGTTACGAACATTGATTTGTCGCTTCGCCGCGGCTCCTTCACCGTTATTACAGGACCTATCGGCTCTGGCAAAACAACGCTTGTGCGAACGCTGCTCGGCCTGCTGCCGAAGGACGCCGGTACGGTGCGCTGGAATGGCGAGACGGTGATGGACGCCGGCTCCTTCTTCGTGCCGCCAAGAAGCGCCTATACGGCGCAGGTGCCGAGACTGTACAGCGACAGCTTGCGCGAGAATATATTGCTTGGGCGCGAGGACTCGGAGGAGGAGCTGCGCCAGGCGATCCACACGGCCGTGATGGATGAGGACCTGAAGCAGCTCCCGCAGGGGCTGGAGACGGTTATCGGCCCTCGCGGGGTGAAGCTGTCCGGCGGCCAGGCGCAGCGTACGGCGGCGGCGCGTATGCTGGTGCGCGACGCGGAGCTGTATGTGTTCGACGATTTGTCGAGCGCGCTTGACGTGGAGACGGAGCAGAAGCTCTGGACGCGATTGTTCCAGGAGCGGGGCGACGCGACCTGCCTCGTTGTCTCCCACCGCAAAGCGGCGCTCGCCAAAGCCGATCATATCCTCCTGCTCAAGGATGGGCGTGTAGAGGCGGAGGGCACATGGGAATCGCTGCTGGCAAGGAGCGAATCGTTCCGCCGGCTCTGGCAGGGTGACGAATAA
- a CDS encoding Dabb family protein, protein MIDRIILVKFGEHTTEEQLQEIVDRFKALKQHLSGVIEINAGINFSDNNKGYQLVLRVRFEDQAALEAYGPNPEHQAVAALIREYGREDSIAANMLV, encoded by the coding sequence ATGATTGATCGTATCATTCTCGTTAAATTCGGGGAGCACACAACAGAGGAGCAGCTGCAAGAAATCGTGGATCGGTTCAAGGCGCTGAAGCAGCATTTGTCCGGTGTCATTGAGATTAACGCCGGCATTAATTTCTCGGACAACAACAAGGGCTATCAGCTCGTGCTTCGCGTCCGTTTCGAGGACCAAGCTGCATTGGAGGCTTACGGCCCCAATCCGGAGCATCAAGCCGTCGCCGCGCTTATCCGCGAATACGGCCGGGAAGACAGCATCGCCGCCAATATGTTGGTGTAG
- a CDS encoding exodeoxyribonuclease III, with protein MKLISWNVNGLRACVNKGFLDYFHASDADFFCLQETKLVAGQIELNLGEDYRQYWNYAEKKGYSGTAIFSKIEPLSVRYGLEADDEPEGRVITLEFDDYYLVNVYTPNARRDLSRLDYRLEWENRFLDYLISLDAKKPVIVCGDLNVAHAEIDLRNAKSNHGNSGFTAEERACMTRLLASGFVDSFRHLYPDRTDAYTWWSFMPKVRERNIGWRIDYFLVSARLADRIAQAGIEPGVMGSDHCPITLTLS; from the coding sequence ATTAAGCTAATATCCTGGAACGTCAACGGCCTGCGCGCGTGTGTGAACAAAGGCTTCCTGGACTACTTCCATGCCAGCGATGCAGATTTCTTCTGTCTGCAGGAGACGAAGCTTGTGGCCGGCCAGATCGAACTGAATCTTGGCGAGGATTACCGCCAGTATTGGAATTACGCCGAGAAGAAGGGCTACTCCGGCACTGCTATTTTCTCCAAAATAGAGCCTTTATCCGTCCGATATGGACTCGAAGCCGACGATGAGCCCGAGGGCCGCGTCATTACGCTGGAGTTCGACGATTATTATCTCGTCAATGTGTATACGCCCAATGCGAGGCGCGATCTATCGCGACTGGACTACCGGCTGGAATGGGAGAATCGCTTCCTGGACTATCTGATAAGTCTCGACGCGAAGAAGCCCGTAATCGTATGCGGAGATCTGAACGTCGCCCATGCGGAGATCGACCTCAGGAATGCGAAGTCCAATCATGGCAATTCCGGCTTCACCGCTGAGGAACGCGCCTGTATGACGAGGCTTCTGGCATCCGGCTTTGTTGACTCCTTCCGGCATCTCTATCCGGACCGGACGGATGCTTATACGTGGTGGTCGTTCATGCCGAAGGTTCGAGAGCGGAACATCGGCTGGCGCATCGACTATTTCCTTGTATCCGCCCGTCTCGCGGACCGGATCGCCCAAGCAGGCATCGAGCCCGGCGTCATGGGCAGCGATCATTGCCCCATTACTCTTACGCTCTCATAA
- a CDS encoding DUF4190 domain-containing protein, translating to MSVMIFTDWTLHEQRSPKTEQRPREVSTLSSFDDNNNSNSNNNDSNHDSRQPDEGAASSQAEPVQRHDHDVRPSFQHQQQQPPYVQQPAPGQPYPQYGYDSSERHEPHGQHAPIQQPAGGPANPGGGAYYTGQGQGSYSQGQAPYPPGQGPYGQQNGVYPGGGYPPYPPYPPYPPAAKTNTKSIVALVLGILSLVVPYIGFLIGIAGIIVSALSFKDMKKSGEQGRGLAIGGLITSIAGTLLWGLIVLIFAVFLIIGFSEGGGFNNSYYY from the coding sequence ATGTCTGTTATGATTTTTACAGATTGGACGCTGCACGAGCAGCGTTCACCCAAGACGGAGCAACGACCAAGGGAGGTAAGTACACTGAGTTCATTCGATGATAACAACAATAGCAATAGCAATAACAATGACTCCAATCACGACTCCAGGCAGCCAGACGAGGGCGCCGCATCCTCTCAGGCGGAGCCGGTACAACGTCATGATCATGATGTAAGGCCAAGCTTCCAGCACCAACAGCAGCAACCGCCGTATGTCCAGCAGCCAGCGCCTGGCCAGCCGTACCCGCAGTACGGCTACGACAGCTCGGAGCGCCATGAGCCCCACGGCCAGCATGCGCCGATTCAGCAGCCTGCAGGCGGTCCTGCCAATCCGGGCGGCGGAGCCTATTACACGGGCCAAGGACAGGGCTCCTATTCACAGGGGCAGGCACCCTACCCGCCGGGACAAGGGCCATATGGCCAGCAGAACGGTGTTTATCCCGGAGGCGGCTATCCGCCTTATCCGCCGTACCCGCCCTATCCGCCAGCGGCCAAGACGAATACCAAATCCATCGTGGCGCTTGTGCTGGGCATATTGTCGCTGGTCGTCCCATACATCGGTTTCCTGATCGGCATTGCCGGCATCATTGTGAGCGCGCTCTCGTTCAAGGACATGAAAAAAAGCGGCGAGCAAGGACGCGGCCTGGCGATTGGAGGATTAATTACCAGCATTGCCGGTACACTGCTCTGGGGCTTGATCGTTCTTATCTTTGCCGTGTTTCTCATAATTGGCTTCAGCGAGGGCGGAGGCTTCAACAACAGCTATTATTATTAA